In Synechococcus sp. KORDI-100, a single window of DNA contains:
- a CDS encoding Rne/Rng family ribonuclease translates to MPQHIVIAEQLRIAAVLSDDRVDELIVAQGRYQIGDVYLGTVENVLPGIDAAFVNIGESEKNGFIHVTDLGPLRLKKASAGITELLEPRQKVLVQVMKEPTGTKGPRLTGNLALPGRYLVLQPHGQGVNISRRIASEAERNRLRALGVLIKPPAAGLLIRTEADGISEDLLIDDLEALLRQWEGIQQAADTAVPPVLLNRDEDFIHRVLRDHMGPDLARVIVDDPAATARVTGFLGPDGADVQVEAHNESDEVLEHFKINDAIRNALKPRVDLPSGGYVIIEPTEALTVIDVNSGSFTRSANARETVLWTNCEAAIEIARQLKLRNIGGVIIIDFIDMDSRRDQLQVLEHFTSAVRDDAARPQIAQLTELGLVELTRKRQGQNIYELFGRACPSCGGLGHVAVLPGKDLLQPLATAAGLVRSVASARAEVLSPAEATNGSRRRRGGRGRGGAEPVIAASGTSTGVAPVEANGSDDTQEEATAAVPSRRSDPELVAVSMTPEQQELYGWLGLNPSLLLETPPESDNVMVRVVRPGEDAEAVLDEARQQLAASAGRRRRRGRGGRGAGRNGSGQGASGLGSAESSAATVEEAESDTPLMVEITPLPLTPVDSDTTVTDPAPSASGAEPSLAVQTPPEEPDEPRRRRRRSSAVVSS, encoded by the coding sequence ATGCCCCAACACATCGTCATCGCGGAGCAGTTGCGAATCGCAGCGGTGCTCTCCGATGACCGCGTCGATGAGCTGATTGTTGCCCAGGGTCGTTATCAGATTGGCGACGTCTATCTCGGGACCGTTGAGAACGTTCTCCCTGGAATCGACGCCGCCTTCGTCAACATCGGTGAAAGCGAAAAAAACGGCTTTATCCATGTCACGGATCTAGGCCCACTGCGGCTCAAGAAGGCGTCGGCGGGCATCACGGAACTCCTCGAGCCTCGTCAGAAGGTTCTGGTTCAGGTGATGAAGGAGCCCACCGGGACCAAGGGGCCACGCCTCACTGGGAACCTGGCCTTGCCTGGTCGCTACCTGGTGCTGCAGCCCCATGGCCAGGGGGTGAATATCTCGCGGCGGATTGCTTCGGAGGCTGAGCGCAACAGGCTCCGGGCTCTCGGTGTTCTGATTAAGCCTCCCGCTGCCGGTCTGCTGATCCGTACGGAAGCGGACGGGATCAGTGAGGATCTTTTGATTGATGATCTCGAAGCACTGCTGCGCCAGTGGGAGGGCATTCAGCAGGCTGCGGACACGGCGGTTCCTCCGGTTCTGCTCAATCGCGATGAGGATTTCATCCATCGGGTCCTCAGGGACCACATGGGCCCTGATCTGGCCCGGGTCATCGTTGATGATCCCGCTGCAACGGCCAGGGTTACAGGTTTTCTTGGCCCTGATGGAGCCGATGTGCAGGTGGAGGCTCACAACGAGTCCGACGAAGTGCTGGAGCACTTCAAGATCAACGACGCCATCCGCAATGCCCTGAAGCCCAGGGTTGATCTGCCTTCCGGCGGCTACGTGATCATCGAGCCCACTGAGGCTCTAACGGTCATCGATGTCAATTCAGGGTCGTTCACGCGTTCGGCCAATGCCCGGGAAACAGTTCTCTGGACCAACTGCGAAGCCGCGATTGAAATCGCTCGCCAGCTGAAGCTTCGCAACATCGGTGGAGTGATCATCATCGATTTCATCGATATGGACTCCCGTCGGGATCAGCTGCAGGTGCTGGAGCACTTCACCAGTGCTGTTCGAGATGACGCGGCTCGGCCCCAGATTGCCCAACTCACCGAGCTTGGCTTGGTTGAACTCACGCGCAAACGCCAGGGACAGAACATCTACGAGTTGTTCGGTCGTGCCTGCCCGAGCTGTGGTGGTCTTGGACATGTGGCTGTTCTGCCCGGGAAGGATCTGCTGCAGCCGCTGGCGACGGCTGCGGGGCTGGTGCGTTCCGTGGCGTCTGCACGGGCTGAGGTTCTCTCCCCTGCCGAGGCAACGAATGGCAGTCGCCGCCGCCGTGGTGGTCGCGGTCGTGGTGGGGCTGAGCCGGTCATCGCCGCTTCCGGCACATCGACGGGAGTCGCTCCGGTCGAGGCCAACGGCTCTGACGACACGCAGGAGGAGGCCACGGCGGCCGTGCCCTCGCGACGCTCCGATCCTGAGCTTGTGGCGGTGTCGATGACACCAGAGCAGCAGGAGCTCTATGGCTGGCTGGGTCTCAACCCCTCCCTGCTGCTGGAGACGCCTCCGGAGTCGGACAACGTCATGGTTCGGGTGGTGCGGCCAGGAGAGGATGCCGAGGCCGTCCTCGACGAAGCCAGACAACAACTTGCCGCGAGCGCTGGCCGCCGGCGGCGGCGTGGACGGGGCGGCCGCGGTGCTGGCCGCAATGGATCGGGACAGGGAGCCTCCGGTCTTGGCTCGGCTGAGTCCTCGGCAGCAACGGTGGAAGAGGCTGAGTCGGACACGCCGTTGATGGTGGAAATCACACCGCTCCCACTCACGCCCGTGGACTCCGACACGACTGTGACCGATCCAGCCCCCTCGGCCAGTGGCGCTGAGCCATCCCTGGCGGTTCAAACCCCCCCAGAGGAGCCCGATGAGCCGCGCCGCCGCCGCCGCCGCTCATCAGCGGTGGTGTCCAGCTGA
- a CDS encoding DUF1997 domain-containing protein encodes MPLAFDASQHLDLPVQRHAERLADYLRQEERLLAALLDERQLTRLGPGEYRYLVTNLQVFQLQVKPIVSLQIEHGDRSLLMRAVDCELEGLGLVDDFQLTLEANLNATDRGLVGDANLAVRVSQPPLLRLIPKRMLETTGESLLSGILVGIKARVGQQLMTDFRRWCRSARPDQQALEETTAVQSSGA; translated from the coding sequence ATGCCTCTGGCTTTCGATGCCAGTCAGCATCTTGATCTGCCTGTGCAGCGGCATGCCGAGCGACTGGCCGACTATCTGAGGCAGGAGGAGAGGCTCCTGGCAGCCCTGCTCGACGAGCGGCAGCTGACGCGGCTGGGGCCTGGTGAATACCGCTACCTCGTCACCAACCTGCAGGTCTTTCAGTTGCAGGTCAAACCGATCGTGTCATTGCAGATCGAGCACGGCGACAGGTCGCTGCTGATGCGTGCTGTGGATTGTGAGCTCGAAGGTCTCGGACTGGTTGATGATTTCCAACTGACGCTCGAAGCCAACCTGAACGCCACCGATCGTGGCCTCGTCGGCGATGCCAACCTGGCGGTGCGCGTCAGTCAGCCGCCGCTGCTCCGGCTGATCCCGAAACGCATGCTGGAAACCACCGGTGAGTCCCTTCTGAGCGGAATCCTGGTCGGCATCAAGGCCCGTGTCGGGCAGCAGCTGATGACCGATTTCCGCCGCTGGTGCCGATCAGCAAGGCCCGATCAGCAGGCGCTTGAGGAAACTACAGCGGTGCAGAGCAGTGGGGCCTGA
- a CDS encoding type II CAAX prenyl endopeptidase Rce1 family protein, translating to MKPRWRGAFLYPTVLVGLFLGLQGILGLAGVPLNQQPAIAAVPSLAALMLSLPWRLRRAWGEARPWRRLGVRASWPALLTSLLQGLLLAAALLLLIVVTLLVAGAQWEWQLTPPLLLNGLALGLGVGFTEELLFRGWLLGELTLLLGHGRALWLQALLFSLVHTRFDLPPAELLPLLGGLLLFGVVLAQLRQGDHGVLWGAIGLHGGAVGGWFLLSQGLLNLSGTGPAWLLNTANPIGGLMGWAGLGLLLAVLRARPVNQCTAVASAARPDTGARRDS from the coding sequence ATGAAGCCTCGCTGGCGCGGCGCATTCCTCTATCCGACCGTTCTCGTAGGGCTGTTTCTGGGGCTGCAGGGGATCCTCGGCCTTGCCGGTGTTCCCCTCAACCAACAGCCGGCCATTGCCGCTGTTCCCAGCCTGGCGGCCCTGATGCTCAGTTTGCCCTGGCGCTTGAGGCGCGCATGGGGGGAAGCCAGACCCTGGCGGCGCCTGGGTGTGCGGGCCAGCTGGCCGGCATTGCTGACGAGTTTGCTGCAGGGCCTGCTGCTGGCTGCAGCCTTGCTGTTGCTCATCGTGGTGACACTGCTGGTCGCTGGAGCCCAGTGGGAATGGCAACTGACGCCGCCTCTGCTGCTGAATGGCCTGGCTCTCGGCCTTGGCGTTGGCTTCACTGAAGAACTGCTCTTCCGCGGCTGGTTGCTCGGGGAGCTGACCCTGCTGCTCGGGCATGGCCGCGCGCTCTGGCTGCAGGCGCTCCTGTTCAGCCTGGTGCACACACGCTTTGATTTGCCGCCCGCTGAACTCCTGCCGCTGTTGGGAGGACTGCTGTTATTCGGCGTGGTTCTCGCACAACTGCGACAGGGCGATCATGGAGTGCTCTGGGGGGCGATCGGGCTTCATGGCGGAGCCGTCGGCGGCTGGTTCCTGCTCAGCCAGGGACTTCTCAACCTCAGCGGCACAGGTCCTGCCTGGTTGCTGAACACCGCCAATCCGATCGGTGGGCTGATGGGCTGGGCTGGGCTGGGCCTGCTGCTGGCTGTCTTGAGAGCTCGACCGGTCAATCAATGCACTGCGGTCGCCAGTGCAGCACGACCTGACACCGGAGCCCGCAGGGATTCCTGA
- a CDS encoding TIGR03960 family B12-binding radical SAM protein, translating to MQKCAVSPAVIANAIDAPIDFDELVDVGIKKPARYMGHELGVVPRDWLRSKVRWALTYPEIYEVGSSNLGHIILYSILNAVPGQLCDRAYLPGSDLASRLRERQQPLFAVESRRPLPSFDLLGFSLSYELGATNILEMLDLCRVRILAADRGDLPLVDPAAPPLIFAGGPTATSNPEPYAAFFDFIALGDGEELLPEIGLVVAQAKADALSRSELLRDLAHVPGVYVPSLYAPGEDGVTLRPMHPELPPRVLRRVATPMPHYAMGLVPHVETVHDRLTVEIRRGCTRGCRFCQPGMLTRPARDVEPEAVIEAVEAGMKQTGYSDFSLLSLSCSDYLALPAVGVELRNRLADQNVTLQLPSQRVDRFDDDIAHILGGTRQAGLTFAPEAGTQRLRDIVNKGLTDDDLLNGIRTAMQNGYRKVKLYFMIGLPGETDADVLGIVETCVMLQQRCRDLGRLNLNITISNFTPKPHTPFQWHSVSTDEFVRRQGLLRHAFKALRGLKVNFTDVRLSAMEDFVGRSDRRLAPVIEAAWRAGAGMDAWFEALDRTYEAWTGAIAEAGLEGRYRQMELGGWSAVAALDREDLEAFCRQPLPWDHIDTGIDKRWLADDLKRALAAAVVPDCSFDGCSSCGVCGPDLGHNVVVPAPPIPTQVATKAPPSLRACRVRIRFAKVGSMPLLSHLDLVRMLERALRRSGLPISFTGGFHPLPRIQIALALPLGANAHGEWMDLEFSQPLNPDHLLQTLQPLLPTDMHLLQVELVPVNGRSLSQEIEAAVWTFDLVAEGGISPDWSAAVAAINAAPTLIWHDTDKKGRPRERDCRPLLISLRPSSEPKGPSISLRLEAEVDPMGRSLRPMQIQHWLTEEIGDPLSLQGLCREELRLARC from the coding sequence ATGCAGAAATGCGCCGTCTCGCCTGCCGTGATCGCTAACGCCATCGATGCACCCATCGATTTCGATGAGCTGGTGGACGTTGGCATCAAGAAACCAGCTCGCTACATGGGCCACGAACTCGGTGTTGTCCCGAGAGACTGGTTGCGCTCCAAGGTGCGCTGGGCCCTCACCTATCCCGAGATCTACGAGGTCGGCTCCAGCAACCTCGGCCACATCATCCTTTACTCGATCCTCAATGCCGTGCCGGGGCAGTTGTGTGATCGTGCCTATCTGCCTGGCTCCGATCTCGCGTCCCGGCTTCGGGAGCGGCAACAGCCGCTGTTCGCTGTGGAAAGCCGTCGCCCACTTCCATCCTTTGATCTCCTCGGCTTCAGCCTCAGCTACGAGCTCGGTGCCACCAACATCCTCGAGATGCTGGATCTCTGTCGTGTTCGGATCTTGGCGGCCGATCGTGGAGATCTGCCTCTGGTTGATCCGGCAGCTCCACCGTTGATCTTTGCGGGTGGCCCCACCGCCACGAGCAATCCGGAACCCTATGCCGCGTTCTTCGATTTCATCGCCCTCGGTGATGGTGAGGAGCTGCTGCCTGAGATTGGATTGGTGGTGGCGCAGGCCAAGGCCGATGCCCTGAGTCGATCAGAGCTGCTGCGGGATCTGGCCCATGTCCCTGGGGTGTATGTGCCGTCTCTGTATGCCCCCGGGGAGGACGGTGTCACGCTCCGGCCGATGCATCCTGAGCTTCCCCCACGGGTGTTGCGCCGGGTGGCCACGCCAATGCCCCATTACGCCATGGGATTGGTGCCCCATGTGGAAACCGTGCATGACCGGCTCACGGTGGAAATCCGACGTGGCTGTACCCGTGGTTGTCGGTTCTGCCAGCCCGGCATGCTCACCCGTCCAGCCCGGGACGTGGAGCCGGAAGCGGTGATCGAGGCCGTGGAGGCCGGCATGAAGCAAACCGGCTACAGCGATTTCTCACTTCTTTCACTGAGTTGCAGCGACTATCTGGCCCTGCCGGCCGTTGGGGTTGAACTGCGCAACCGTCTGGCCGATCAGAACGTCACGCTGCAGCTTCCCAGCCAGCGGGTGGATCGCTTCGACGATGACATTGCCCACATCCTCGGCGGTACCCGTCAGGCGGGTCTCACCTTTGCGCCTGAAGCTGGGACCCAGCGTCTGCGAGACATCGTCAACAAGGGGCTGACCGATGACGATCTCCTGAACGGCATCCGTACGGCCATGCAGAACGGCTACCGCAAGGTGAAGCTCTACTTCATGATCGGTCTGCCGGGAGAGACCGATGCCGATGTGCTCGGCATCGTCGAGACCTGCGTGATGTTGCAGCAGCGCTGCCGCGACCTGGGGCGGCTGAATCTGAACATCACGATCAGCAATTTCACGCCCAAACCCCACACGCCCTTTCAATGGCACAGCGTCTCCACCGATGAATTTGTGAGACGCCAGGGCCTGCTGCGCCATGCCTTCAAGGCACTGCGAGGACTGAAGGTGAATTTCACCGATGTCCGCCTCTCGGCCATGGAGGACTTCGTCGGTCGCAGCGACCGACGACTGGCGCCGGTGATCGAGGCGGCCTGGCGGGCCGGTGCGGGCATGGATGCCTGGTTTGAAGCACTCGATCGAACCTATGAAGCATGGACCGGGGCGATCGCTGAGGCAGGGCTTGAAGGCCGCTACCGCCAGATGGAATTGGGGGGCTGGAGCGCGGTGGCAGCTCTTGACCGGGAGGATCTCGAGGCGTTCTGCCGCCAACCTCTCCCCTGGGATCACATCGACACCGGCATCGACAAACGCTGGCTGGCGGATGATCTCAAGCGGGCACTGGCGGCAGCCGTGGTGCCTGACTGTTCCTTTGATGGATGCAGCAGTTGCGGGGTCTGTGGTCCGGATCTTGGCCACAACGTGGTGGTTCCCGCTCCTCCGATTCCAACCCAGGTGGCGACGAAGGCGCCTCCGAGTCTGCGTGCTTGTCGGGTGAGAATCCGTTTCGCCAAGGTCGGTTCGATGCCCCTGCTCAGCCATCTGGATCTTGTGAGGATGCTGGAGCGAGCGCTGCGGCGCAGTGGTCTGCCGATCAGCTTCACCGGCGGCTTTCATCCGCTGCCAAGGATTCAGATCGCGCTGGCTCTGCCTCTTGGGGCCAACGCCCATGGTGAATGGATGGATCTGGAATTCAGCCAACCGCTGAATCCCGATCACCTGCTTCAGACACTGCAGCCACTGCTTCCAACCGACATGCATCTGCTCCAGGTCGAGCTGGTGCCGGTCAACGGCCGCAGTCTGTCCCAGGAGATTGAGGCAGCGGTCTGGACCTTCGACCTGGTTGCCGAGGGTGGCATCTCTCCGGACTGGTCCGCTGCTGTTGCGGCGATCAATGCTGCCCCGACGTTGATCTGGCATGACACCGATAAGAAGGGACGCCCCCGCGAGAGGGATTGCCGCCCATTGCTGATCAGCCTGCGCCCGTCTTCAGAGCCAAAGGGCCCTTCCATCAGCCTTCGCCTGGAGGCGGAGGTAGATCCCATGGGACGCAGTCTGCGCCCCATGCAGATCCAGCACTGGCTGACTGAAGAGATCGGTGATCCTCTGAGCCTTCAAGGGCTGTGCCGCGAGGAGCTGCGGCTGGCCCGGTGCTAG
- a CDS encoding LON peptidase substrate-binding domain-containing protein, with protein sequence MIDYSVRELPLFPLPDVVLFPQQLLPLHIFESRYRMMLQTVLESDKRFGVVRVDPETREMAEIGCCAEVLQHQTTEDGRSYIVTLGQQRFRVLNVTREAPFRSAMVSWLEDDQVSHHEGLNDLRDTVRDVLKDVVTLTSKLQGREVTLPEDLPDLPRELSFWIGAHLDHNAASEQQALLELTDTFERLQRQFDMLDNTRRQLAARTVLKDTFGNVDGRDASDSRDN encoded by the coding sequence GTGATCGATTACTCCGTCAGGGAATTGCCTCTCTTTCCCCTGCCGGACGTCGTTCTTTTCCCGCAACAACTCCTGCCGCTTCACATCTTTGAATCGCGTTATCGGATGATGCTCCAGACGGTTCTGGAGTCCGACAAACGCTTCGGAGTCGTGCGCGTCGACCCGGAAACCCGTGAAATGGCAGAGATTGGATGCTGTGCTGAAGTCCTGCAGCACCAAACCACCGAAGACGGGCGCAGTTACATCGTCACCCTGGGGCAGCAGCGCTTCCGCGTGCTCAATGTCACTCGAGAAGCGCCGTTTCGCAGTGCCATGGTGAGTTGGCTGGAAGACGACCAGGTCAGCCATCACGAGGGCCTCAATGACCTGCGCGACACCGTTCGCGATGTCTTGAAGGATGTGGTCACATTGACCTCAAAACTGCAGGGTCGCGAGGTGACCCTGCCTGAGGATCTCCCTGATCTACCGAGGGAACTGTCCTTCTGGATCGGAGCCCATCTCGATCACAACGCCGCATCTGAACAGCAGGCCCTGCTCGAACTCACCGACACCTTCGAGCGTCTGCAACGCCAGTTCGACATGCTCGACAACACACGTCGTCAACTGGCGGCCCGAACGGTGCTGAAGGACACCTTCGGCAACGTTGATGGCCGGGACGCCAGCGACAGCCGGGATAACTGA
- the clpS gene encoding ATP-dependent Clp protease adapter ClpS, whose translation MAMAVDTPVRNPGGAAVLEKAPERVRKRSPRYKVLLHNDPVNTMEYVVGTLCEVVPQLSEQDAMAVMLEAHNTGVGLVIVCDLEPAEFYCETLKSKGLTSTIEPEE comes from the coding sequence ATGGCCATGGCGGTTGACACTCCCGTCCGCAACCCGGGTGGCGCTGCGGTGCTGGAGAAAGCGCCCGAGCGGGTGCGCAAGCGGTCACCGCGTTACAAGGTGCTGCTTCATAACGATCCTGTGAACACCATGGAATATGTGGTGGGCACCCTCTGCGAAGTGGTGCCTCAGCTGTCCGAGCAGGATGCGATGGCCGTGATGCTGGAAGCCCACAACACCGGCGTCGGCCTCGTGATCGTTTGTGATCTGGAGCCGGCCGAGTTTTACTGCGAAACCCTCAAATCCAAAGGGCTCACCAGCACGATTGAACCTGAGGAATGA
- a CDS encoding methyltransferase domain-containing protein, producing the protein MILGAVLVAGGLLVAAALLWLRRDRRYQSSESVAEAYDAWTDDRLLERLWGEHVHLGHYGNPPGARDFRRAKEAFVHELVRWSGLDQLPAGSTLLDVGCGIGGSARILARDYGFDVLGISISPAQVQRATELTPDGLTCRFAVMDALALDCQDRSFDAVWSVEAGPHMPDKQRYADELLRVLRPGGCLAVADWNRRDPSDGAMSRKERWVMRQLLNQWAHPEFASIKGFQTNLDVSTYHLSAVETADWTESTLPSWIESIAEGIKRPGAVLGLGPFAVLQGLRETPTLLLMHWAFASGLMQFGVFRLKR; encoded by the coding sequence ATGATTCTGGGTGCTGTTCTTGTGGCAGGCGGCCTCCTGGTCGCAGCAGCCTTGCTCTGGTTGCGGCGGGACCGGCGTTATCAGTCGTCCGAGAGCGTTGCGGAGGCCTACGACGCCTGGACCGATGACCGGCTGCTCGAGCGCCTCTGGGGTGAACACGTCCATCTCGGCCACTACGGAAACCCTCCAGGCGCTCGCGATTTTCGCCGCGCCAAGGAAGCATTCGTCCACGAACTGGTTCGCTGGAGCGGTCTGGACCAGCTGCCGGCAGGCTCGACATTGCTTGATGTCGGCTGCGGGATCGGAGGAAGCGCTCGCATCCTGGCTCGCGACTACGGCTTTGATGTCCTGGGCATCAGCATCAGTCCTGCTCAGGTGCAGCGAGCCACGGAGCTCACACCGGACGGACTGACCTGTCGTTTCGCAGTGATGGATGCCCTGGCTCTCGATTGCCAGGACCGGAGCTTCGATGCTGTCTGGAGCGTCGAAGCGGGACCGCACATGCCCGACAAGCAACGCTATGCCGATGAATTGCTCAGGGTGCTGCGCCCAGGAGGGTGTCTCGCCGTTGCGGATTGGAATCGACGCGATCCCAGCGATGGCGCGATGAGTCGCAAGGAGCGTTGGGTGATGCGCCAGCTTCTCAACCAATGGGCCCATCCTGAATTCGCCAGCATCAAGGGGTTTCAAACCAATCTCGACGTCAGCACTTACCACCTGTCGGCTGTCGAGACAGCTGACTGGACCGAGTCCACCCTGCCGTCATGGATCGAATCGATCGCCGAGGGGATCAAGCGACCTGGGGCCGTTCTCGGGCTTGGACCGTTCGCTGTGCTTCAAGGTCTGCGGGAGACGCCTACCCTGCTTCTGATGCATTGGGCGTTCGCATCTGGGTTGATGCAATTCGGTGTGTTCCGACTGAAACGCTGA
- a CDS encoding LL-diaminopimelate aminotransferase → MVQVNGNYLKLKAGYLFPEIGRRVKAFSTAHPDAALIRLGIGDVTEPLPQACRDAMKLAIDAMGTAEGFHGYGPEQGYAWLREAIATHDFQSRGCEISADEIFVSDGSKCDSSNILDILGEGNRIAVTDPVYPVYVDSNVMAGRTGQAGGEGRYAGLSYLPISADNGFTAEIPSEPVDLIYLCFPNNPTGAVASKQQLTAWVDYARRNGSLILFDAAYEAFIQDPELPRSIYEIDGARDCAIEFRSFSKNAGFTGTRCAFTVVPKGLKGKAANAEEVGLWGLWNRRQSTKFNGVSYIIQRGAEAVYSAAGQQEVKGLVSFYMENAAIIRKQLSSAGLTVYGGEHAPYVWIKTPDGMDSWGFFDHLLNKANVVGTPGSGFGAAGEGYFRLSAFNSRANVDDAMARILEL, encoded by the coding sequence GTGGTTCAGGTCAACGGCAATTACCTCAAACTCAAAGCTGGCTATCTGTTCCCTGAAATCGGCAGACGGGTGAAAGCCTTCAGCACGGCCCACCCCGACGCCGCCCTGATCCGGCTGGGCATCGGTGACGTGACTGAACCACTGCCGCAGGCGTGTCGTGATGCCATGAAGCTCGCGATCGACGCGATGGGGACGGCCGAAGGCTTCCACGGCTATGGCCCGGAGCAGGGTTACGCCTGGCTGAGAGAGGCGATTGCCACGCATGACTTCCAGTCCCGCGGTTGCGAGATCAGCGCCGATGAGATCTTCGTCTCTGATGGCTCCAAGTGCGACAGCAGCAACATCCTCGACATCCTTGGAGAGGGCAACCGAATCGCCGTCACTGACCCCGTTTATCCGGTGTACGTCGACAGCAATGTGATGGCCGGCCGGACCGGCCAGGCCGGCGGCGAGGGCCGCTACGCCGGTCTGAGTTATCTGCCGATCAGTGCCGACAACGGCTTCACCGCCGAGATCCCCAGTGAGCCTGTGGATCTGATCTACCTCTGCTTCCCGAACAACCCAACGGGTGCCGTTGCCTCGAAGCAGCAACTGACAGCCTGGGTGGATTACGCCCGCAGGAACGGCTCTTTAATTCTCTTCGATGCCGCCTACGAGGCGTTCATTCAGGATCCGGAGCTTCCTCGCTCGATCTATGAGATCGATGGAGCGCGTGATTGCGCCATCGAATTCCGCTCCTTCTCCAAGAACGCAGGATTCACAGGCACCCGCTGCGCCTTCACCGTGGTGCCCAAGGGGCTGAAAGGAAAGGCAGCCAACGCGGAGGAGGTGGGACTCTGGGGTCTCTGGAACCGCCGCCAGAGCACAAAATTCAACGGCGTCAGTTACATCATCCAGCGCGGCGCCGAAGCGGTGTACTCCGCTGCCGGACAGCAGGAGGTCAAAGGGCTGGTGAGCTTCTACATGGAGAACGCCGCCATCATTCGCAAGCAACTCAGCAGCGCCGGACTCACCGTCTACGGCGGCGAACACGCTCCTTACGTCTGGATCAAGACTCCGGACGGCATGGACTCCTGGGGATTCTTCGATCATCTGCTCAACAAGGCCAATGTCGTCGGCACCCCGGGCAGCGGATTCGGGGCCGCAGGTGAGGGCTACTTCCGACTGTCCGCGTTCAACAGCCGTGCCAATGTTGACGACGCCATGGCAAGGATCCTGGAGCTCTGA
- a CDS encoding ribonuclease HII, with product MSMEGVPAGPGVAGVDEVGRGSLFGPVFAAAVVLDHPSAERLLKAGLTDSKKLSAKRREQLLPLINEVCMDAALGQASAREIDRQGIRCATELAMLRALQRLDRPPELVLVDGSLPLRLWPGSQETLVAGDSRSAAIAAASVMAKQARDALIRRLSQRFPGYGLERHAGYGTVVHRQALLASGPTALHRCSFLKRLLIGPC from the coding sequence ATGTCCATGGAGGGAGTGCCGGCAGGCCCTGGTGTCGCCGGTGTGGATGAAGTGGGACGGGGGAGTCTTTTTGGTCCTGTGTTTGCGGCGGCAGTCGTGCTGGACCATCCCTCCGCCGAGCGCCTGCTCAAGGCTGGTCTGACCGACAGCAAGAAGCTGAGTGCCAAGCGGCGCGAGCAGTTGCTCCCCCTGATCAACGAGGTCTGCATGGACGCGGCCCTCGGCCAGGCATCGGCCCGTGAAATCGATCGCCAGGGGATCCGTTGCGCAACCGAATTGGCCATGCTGCGAGCCCTGCAGCGACTGGATCGACCGCCTGAACTGGTGCTCGTCGACGGTTCCTTGCCCTTGCGTCTCTGGCCTGGCTCACAGGAAACACTGGTGGCAGGGGATTCCCGCTCAGCAGCGATTGCGGCGGCAAGCGTGATGGCCAAGCAGGCAAGGGATGCTCTGATTCGGCGCCTGTCGCAGCGATTTCCCGGCTACGGACTGGAGCGTCATGCTGGCTACGGCACGGTTGTTCATCGCCAGGCGCTGTTGGCCTCAGGCCCCACTGCTCTGCACCGCTGTAGTTTCCTCAAGCGCCTGCTGATCGGGCCTTGCTGA
- the pheA gene encoding prephenate dehydratase has protein sequence MPTRIAFLGPAGTYGEQAAAALIELERISEPEFVPCKGLRSVVDQLASGDCSAAVVPVENSVEGGVTAILDALWTHRELCIRRALVLPIRHALLSHGTLSGITEVLSHPQALAQCSGWLADHLPAALQLPTSSTAEAARMVAGSRFRAAIASRQAGAEHDLDELAFPVNDVPGNRTRFLLLQRGERRHSGDVASLAFSLRRNAPGALLEALGCLARQSLNMSRIESRPSKRELGEYVFFVDVDLIAEPSSALQDLLTDLKPICEHLAHFGAYPSSTLNDA, from the coding sequence ATGCCGACACGCATCGCCTTTCTTGGTCCGGCGGGGACCTATGGAGAACAGGCCGCCGCCGCTCTCATCGAGCTTGAGCGGATCTCAGAACCTGAGTTCGTTCCCTGCAAAGGACTGCGCTCCGTTGTGGATCAGTTGGCGTCCGGAGACTGCAGCGCTGCTGTGGTTCCTGTTGAGAATTCCGTTGAAGGGGGTGTCACGGCGATCCTTGATGCCCTCTGGACCCATCGTGAACTCTGCATCCGACGGGCCCTTGTGCTGCCGATTCGCCATGCCCTGCTGAGTCATGGAACTTTGAGTGGGATCACGGAGGTGCTGTCACACCCTCAGGCCCTTGCGCAATGCAGTGGCTGGCTGGCGGACCATCTGCCAGCAGCGCTTCAGTTGCCGACATCGTCAACGGCAGAAGCCGCCAGGATGGTGGCTGGAAGCCGCTTCCGAGCCGCAATCGCGTCTCGACAGGCAGGAGCGGAGCATGACCTTGACGAGCTGGCGTTTCCTGTGAACGACGTGCCTGGCAATCGCACCCGTTTTCTGTTGCTGCAACGCGGTGAACGTCGTCACAGCGGGGACGTGGCGAGCCTGGCGTTCTCTCTGCGGCGCAACGCACCGGGGGCTCTTCTGGAAGCCCTCGGCTGTCTGGCGCGTCAGAGCCTGAACATGAGCAGGATTGAATCGCGGCCTTCCAAACGCGAACTCGGTGAATACGTTTTCTTTGTGGATGTGGATCTCATCGCGGAGCCCTCGTCCGCGCTGCAGGATTTGTTGACGGATCTGAAACCGATTTGTGAGCATCTGGCCCATTTCGGTGCTTATCCGAGCAGCACGTTGAACGACGCCTGA